A stretch of DNA from Granulicella pectinivorans:
CAAGCACCTCAGTAACCGGCCCGTCAGTCATGTGCGACTTCCCAAGACTAACCCCATCACAAAAACAACGCAACCCAAAAACTGTGGATTACGTGGAAATCTTCAAACTCTCTTCTTCACCCTGTAATAAGGTATCCAAACCATGGCCAAGCTCAGCGATCTCCGCCTCCGCTTCTGGATCACTCTGGCCAAACGCCTCATCTACACCGTCGACGACAGCCTCACCTTCCTCAGGCGTCTCCGCCACGGCCGCCCGCCGGCAGGCGTCCCAGGCAACAACCCTGTGCTCCTCACCATCCCAACCACGCACGGCTATCTGGATGCGCAACTCGGCCCCGCCTCTTATCCCCACGCTGCCATCCTCCTCTGTCATGGCATCGGCGATCGACTCTCCTATTGGAAGGGCGTCCAAACGCAGCTCTCCGCCCACGGAATTGTCAGCCTCATCTTCGACTACGCCAGCTACGGCCGCAGCACCGGCACCCTCTCCGTCCAAACCCTACGCGAAGATACCCAGGCCGCATACGCCCATCTCCGCGCCTCCGCCCCCGGCCTCCCCATCTTC
This window harbors:
- a CDS encoding alpha/beta hydrolase; the protein is MAKLSDLRLRFWITLAKRLIYTVDDSLTFLRRLRHGRPPAGVPGNNPVLLTIPTTHGYLDAQLGPASYPHAAILLCHGIGDRLSYWKGVQTQLSAHGIVSLIFDYASYGRSTGTLSVQTLREDTQAAYAHLRASAPGLPIFLLGFSMGTGIATEAIPHLSPAPAGLILCQPFLSLRAAAAQITRSHLLARLIPDVWNTAATLPSLSIPLLIVHGDADRLFPLHHAHTLHAAQPAATLVIPPGFTHPGGYLNPTLTYWQPILNFIKRHMH